The Chloroflexota bacterium genome has a segment encoding these proteins:
- a CDS encoding carbohydrate ABC transporter permease, whose amino-acid sequence MSARMNRRSMTQRVLHGRWHHSLLLHTVVMVAVVIAIVPVFWTVSTSLKPLHEVYAYPPKWIPSQFMWQNYVTAWNDAPFDRYAFNSLFVTTIILVSQLILGSLAAYVFARLQFPGRDLIFLAFLATMMVPTQVLIVPTFVIFKHLGWIDTYMALTVPFLVNAFGVFLIRQSYLSVPEDLVDAARIDGAGHLRIIWNVLVPVSKPAYVSFALLTFTWRWNDYFWPLIMTNSTEMRTLPVGLVFLRTTEGSIEWNVVMAAAVFVIAPIIVLFLIFQRYFVQGVIASGVKM is encoded by the coding sequence ATGAGCGCGCGAATGAACCGACGCAGCATGACCCAACGAGTCCTTCACGGTCGTTGGCATCATAGTCTGCTCCTGCATACCGTGGTCATGGTTGCAGTGGTGATCGCGATAGTTCCGGTGTTCTGGACGGTGTCGACCTCGCTAAAGCCGCTGCATGAAGTGTATGCGTATCCACCCAAATGGATTCCCAGCCAATTCATGTGGCAGAACTATGTCACGGCTTGGAATGATGCGCCATTTGACCGTTACGCCTTCAACAGCCTATTCGTTACCACCATCATTCTCGTTAGCCAGCTCATTCTTGGATCGCTGGCCGCCTACGTGTTCGCCCGCCTGCAATTCCCCGGCCGCGACCTGATTTTCCTGGCATTTCTTGCCACGATGATGGTGCCCACTCAAGTTCTCATCGTGCCTACGTTCGTGATATTCAAACACCTGGGCTGGATCGACACCTACATGGCACTAACCGTGCCCTTCCTGGTCAATGCCTTTGGCGTCTTTCTGATCCGTCAAAGTTATCTCAGCGTGCCGGAGGATCTGGTGGATGCAGCCCGGATTGACGGTGCCGGCCACCTGCGCATTATCTGGAACGTGTTGGTGCCCGTATCCAAGCCTGCCTACGTAAGTTTTGCTCTGCTGACCTTCACTTGGCGTTGGAACGACTACTTCTGGCCACTGATCATGACCAACTCTACCGAGATGCGTACGCTGCCGGTGGGGCTGGTTTTCCTACGTACCACTGAAGGCAGTATCGAGTGGAATGTTGTGATGGCCGCCGCTGTATTCGTCATTGCCCCCATCATCGTGCTTTTCTTGATCTTTCAACGCTATTTCGTGCAAGGCGTCATTGCTTCTGGCGTCAAAATGTGA
- a CDS encoding ABC transporter substrate-binding protein, whose translation MSTKTHTYRWTSVLAIFMALALVLTACVAPAVPQAPPPAEPVSAPEAAPAAEQTEEPVEVVFWAALGGNNGKILEDMVTEFNASQNEVQVKYEFQGAYSDTEQKFLTALAADLVPDLVMLEISRIPGFANAEALLPLDDFANGPDGIDQSDFAEALLNESRINGKLYSLPQARSMPVFYYNKTMFEEAGLDSSKAPENWDALREAAIAVTKEDGSQIGFGIQIGNPWWYFQEAVENIGADVSRADPACAPTFNEAEAVAALQWWYDLVNSDGAAKIYAGQGLTTWEQLQADFISGKVGMMYITTGWMGNIEANSPFEVGVGMLAAGPSDVRKAPTGGNGLVIPAKAPEDKQVAAWTFLKWLTDTPQTAAWAKATGYMPLRLSAINDPALQAYFQERPNFKVAVEQMQYASGFPCIKLHPKTERTLDVLWERIFVGQEEVQTVADETAAEVEVLMQEMKP comes from the coding sequence ATGTCTACCAAAACACACACCTATCGCTGGACCAGTGTGCTGGCCATCTTCATGGCCTTGGCCCTGGTATTGACCGCCTGCGTGGCACCTGCCGTTCCGCAGGCTCCCCCGCCTGCAGAGCCTGTCTCGGCGCCTGAAGCTGCACCGGCCGCCGAACAAACTGAGGAACCGGTGGAAGTCGTTTTCTGGGCCGCCTTAGGCGGCAATAACGGCAAGATTCTGGAGGATATGGTCACCGAGTTCAACGCCTCCCAAAATGAAGTACAGGTCAAATACGAGTTCCAGGGCGCCTACAGCGACACAGAACAGAAGTTTCTGACCGCCCTGGCTGCCGACCTGGTACCCGACCTGGTGATGTTGGAAATCTCCCGAATCCCCGGCTTTGCCAACGCTGAAGCCTTACTGCCGCTGGACGACTTCGCCAACGGCCCCGACGGCATCGATCAAAGTGACTTCGCCGAGGCCTTGCTGAACGAGAGCCGGATCAACGGTAAGCTTTACAGTTTGCCCCAGGCCCGCTCTATGCCGGTATTCTACTACAACAAGACTATGTTCGAGGAGGCAGGCCTGGACAGCAGCAAGGCCCCGGAAAACTGGGACGCCCTTCGCGAGGCCGCTATCGCCGTAACCAAGGAAGATGGCTCCCAGATCGGCTTCGGTATCCAGATCGGCAACCCTTGGTGGTACTTCCAAGAAGCGGTGGAGAATATCGGCGCAGATGTTTCCAGAGCGGATCCCGCCTGCGCGCCCACCTTCAACGAAGCAGAGGCGGTTGCGGCCCTGCAGTGGTGGTACGACCTGGTCAACTCCGACGGCGCCGCCAAGATCTATGCTGGACAGGGACTGACTACCTGGGAGCAACTGCAGGCCGACTTCATCAGTGGCAAAGTGGGTATGATGTACATCACCACCGGCTGGATGGGCAACATTGAGGCCAACTCTCCCTTTGAGGTAGGGGTGGGCATGCTGGCAGCCGGCCCTAGCGACGTGCGCAAGGCGCCGACCGGCGGCAACGGCCTGGTAATCCCAGCCAAGGCGCCGGAAGACAAGCAGGTAGCAGCCTGGACCTTCCTCAAGTGGCTGACCGACACTCCGCAGACCGCCGCTTGGGCCAAAGCAACCGGCTACATGCCGCTGCGCCTCTCGGCCATAAATGACCCTGCCCTACAGGCCTACTTCCAGGAACGCCCCAACTTCAAGGTGGCGGTGGAACAGATGCAATATGCCAGCGGATTCCCTTGCATCAAGCTGCACCCAAAGACCGAACGCACGCTGGACGTGCTCTGGGAGCGCATCTTCGTCGGCCAGGAAGAAGTTCAGACGGTGGCCGATGAGACTGCTGCTGAGGTCGAGGTGCTGATGCAGGAAATGAAACCCTAG
- a CDS encoding sugar ABC transporter permease — protein MTSKSVSTMRPSPASSGKNHRKRPGHLLVALSYLAPSLLVFAVFVFFPLAFSGYLSLTKWDMISPNRQFTALGNYRRLLDDPLFWKVLKNTTIFSVTVVLASMAIGLALAIILDRNLRGRAFYRAGIFLPYVTSAAAMALVWLWILDPQYGLINELLRMVGIKGPGWLASVKWALPAIIIMTVWRFVGYDMLIFLGGLQSISSDVTEAARIDGAGEWALFRHITLPLLSPTTFFITVTSFITMFQNFETVFVMTQGGPVNSTNMLVLYLYQNAFQYFEAGYASAIAVVLFLIVVGLTSLQLSLSRRWVVYG, from the coding sequence ATGACCTCCAAATCCGTCAGCACCATGCGGCCTTCCCCCGCCAGTTCGGGGAAAAACCATCGAAAACGTCCAGGGCACCTCCTGGTTGCCCTGAGTTACCTGGCGCCATCACTCCTGGTGTTTGCCGTATTCGTCTTCTTCCCCCTGGCCTTTTCCGGCTATCTCAGCCTTACGAAGTGGGATATGATCTCCCCGAACCGCCAGTTCACGGCCCTTGGCAACTATCGACGCCTGCTCGACGACCCGCTGTTCTGGAAAGTGCTCAAGAATACAACCATCTTCTCGGTAACGGTTGTACTGGCTTCTATGGCCATCGGGCTGGCGTTGGCCATCATCCTCGATCGTAACCTGCGCGGCCGGGCCTTTTACCGGGCCGGTATCTTTCTGCCCTACGTCACCAGCGCGGCGGCCATGGCGTTGGTCTGGCTGTGGATTTTGGACCCCCAATATGGCCTGATCAATGAACTGCTGCGAATGGTAGGCATCAAAGGGCCTGGGTGGTTGGCCTCGGTCAAGTGGGCACTGCCCGCGATCATCATCATGACCGTGTGGCGGTTTGTGGGCTACGACATGCTGATCTTCCTGGGAGGCCTGCAGAGCATTTCCAGTGACGTGACTGAGGCGGCCCGCATCGACGGCGCCGGTGAATGGGCGTTGTTTCGCCACATAACCCTACCACTGCTCTCACCCACCACCTTCTTCATCACTGTTACCTCGTTCATCACCATGTTTCAGAATTTCGAGACAGTGTTCGTGATGACCCAGGGCGGACCCGTGAACTCGACCAATATGCTGGTCCTCTATCTCTATCAAAATGCCTTCCAATACTTCGAGGCAGGCTATGCTTCCGCCATCGCCGTTGTGCTGTTCCTGATCGTCGTGGGTTTGACATCCCTGCAACTGAGTCTTTCTAGACGCTGGGTGGTCTATGGATGA
- a CDS encoding glycerophosphodiester phosphodiesterase, whose amino-acid sequence MDERIMCGLFYGHRGAAGEAPENTLDGFHHARQLGVQAFELDVRLSVDGVPMVIHDEDLCRTTGRAITVSQHRATELARLSAFKQWPGWTGPALIPTLTQVLEDHADLPAFQIEIKTDGSQPLDLLCRQVITVIEEFDLLQRVVVTSFDSRALRHLRDQAPYIRRGFIARFDRPEHLQAALELECRNVCIPLLTSCPEAVRQAQAQDIHVTGWLGNTVESLKQLLAWQVDSITGDYPGLALPFLRERGYLE is encoded by the coding sequence ATGGATGAGCGGATTATGTGTGGACTCTTCTACGGGCACCGTGGTGCTGCCGGTGAGGCCCCCGAGAATACCCTGGATGGTTTCCACCATGCACGCCAGCTTGGCGTGCAGGCCTTCGAGCTGGACGTTCGCCTGTCGGTCGATGGTGTACCCATGGTGATCCACGATGAGGATCTTTGCCGCACGACGGGCCGTGCGATCACAGTCAGTCAGCACAGGGCGACGGAGCTCGCCCGACTGTCCGCCTTCAAGCAATGGCCTGGCTGGACCGGCCCCGCGCTAATACCTACGCTCACCCAAGTGCTGGAAGACCACGCCGATCTACCGGCGTTCCAGATCGAGATCAAGACCGATGGCAGCCAACCTCTCGATCTGCTCTGCCGTCAGGTAATCACCGTCATTGAGGAGTTCGACTTGTTACAGCGGGTAGTGGTAACTTCGTTTGATAGCAGGGCACTTCGCCATCTGCGCGACCAAGCCCCTTACATCCGCCGGGGCTTCATTGCTCGCTTCGATCGCCCGGAACATCTACAGGCCGCTCTCGAGCTGGAATGCAGGAATGTCTGCATCCCACTGTTGACCAGCTGCCCAGAGGCCGTCCGGCAAGCACAGGCACAGGACATCCACGTCACCGGTTGGCTTGGCAACACCGTCGAATCCTTGAAACAGCTGCTCGCATGGCAGGTAGACAGCATCACCGGCGATTATCCCGGCCTGGCACTCCCCTTCCTGCGCGAGCGCGGCTATCTGGAGTGA